The Syngnathus typhle isolate RoL2023-S1 ecotype Sweden linkage group LG16, RoL_Styp_1.0, whole genome shotgun sequence genome includes a region encoding these proteins:
- the rpap1 gene encoding RNA polymerase II-associated protein 1, with the protein MLRRPKPGGSETDLLREQEEFLKSGAPSAASVLRRPDKRRGETGGDLGEDHSHDEESQRDVVTIEDLPDELPSLTPAPPKKSRFKNRHVTFEDEDAGETMDRHDTHISAVLSKIVERDTSSIPISLPEFTGVAFPKACHRSTNSTQVPLSAMGEKKSIFAQQLAAQRLKEGKAPLKFTSQAPSKHKLPRQRPMEMSYHNGDTVSSPVSSSSLVSGDGLGCPNRSEESKRIHRENQEKILAMSQSEILEEQERLLSQLDPTLVEFVRSRRATSAPASSFSRKHPEGKSSEGSVHLSSDSTSGAAPSAKPKDVEMEEEEEEEEELSPRSAVMDLPVKPQKDWVHMDKLEPEKLEWIGDLPAPRKTGTKQAMQARFDFNGNLIPPTEDLPTHLGLHHHGDEPERAGYSLQELFLLSRSQLIQQRSLALNTLRNILSKAQAGDYRSTLKGSVLSTLLDAGLLFLLRFALDDNVEAVMAAAVHALRALLVCTEDEECLDLTFHWFRGLAAFPLLPSQEEEEEDDEGLDEILKETAKEREERKPDHDVARQDVVKGLLRMKLLPRLRYILEVVRPSPRVVHDILEILTRIARHTLSSATQVLDCPRMMETVMSEFLPISWTVPSNSFPQSVYGLPLASAMKLLRVLATSGRHACARLLNSAGVRERLCRLLSAEPSEILLDPRKALGITTEAYRMWAVAAGYGQACDLYIDLYPALLTALQSVCTTLARCCHLLHLQLERVLALLTLLTQVTHTAGCHQELQAGMVSSSGDECPPPPPVTWGHVTGLPAPLMGHLKSFVKGLDNPVQRDISLALIPVYLIYFEAFYHQLSKQNCFKPVEGLQELEQLASEVLLPLMSHSVVQDLIKNLKSSSVVCSVLPAHVDLDTSPSLPGLACSGWSGRPGLMSHSSPFPLLTSLTLLLDTITGIHKGLTCKFTSFLVSEPVIGYLQTVSQATPTLSHTWSWLLRHEHHLIFLLLRLAYRSVSIEPQVGKHAQLYHKVALVLLPWLLPGSEHLAHDLLATMVFSKDFIPEGHSGGPEAIELGELQLQEEASHPNSPSLQIVGALLREACANLPSIRGCFLTHLAHLESSVLVSQDALFGRNPWIKSHLLPELSGPTLPSDWPFLPLVSLYEKTGVSGGGGLSVEELPQGALLAVTQCLQWLLVLEVWREEALKVILPVSKLARLSCVFLCSSDLFLEKPVQKLTWGLFRLLSRPSRLECLDLSIPPPGLASFQDLYRALLAQYEAVSFGDRLFGCWILLPLQRKYSATMRLAVFGEHVGILRSLGVTLEQLAIPMERFTSPPEDSLPLVRLYFRSLVTGSAKPSWCPFLYVVALAHVNAFVFSQDAAAQELEAARHSMLKKIYYMTDEVLKKHMLLFRMPKQNSQLGFEMYDHLPPTRAKHLENVVGLHNGGSCQTENR; encoded by the exons ATGCTGCGACGTCCTAAGCCTGGCGGCTCTGAGACGGATCTCCTGCGGGAGCAGGAAGAGTTCCTAAAATCTGGAGCTCCGTCTGCTGCCAGCGTGCTCCGCCGCCCCGACAAGCGGCGGGGTGAGACAGGAGGAGACCTTGGGGAGGATCATAGTCACGATGAAGAAAGTCAGAGGGATGTGGTCACCATAgaag ATCTCCCGGACGAGCTTCCATCTCTGACACCAGCCCCTCCTAAAAAGTCCCGCTTCAAAAACAGACATGTCACCTTTGAGGACGAGGATGCGGGAGAGACGATGGACAGACATGACACTCACATCAGTGCAGTTCTGTCCAAGATTGTT GAACGAGACACCAGCTCCATTCCGATATCACTCCCGGAATTTACTGGCGTGGCGTTCCCTAAAGCATGTCATCGCTCAACAAACAGCACTCAg GTGCCTCTGTCGGCCATGGGTGAGAAAAAGAGCATCTTTGCTCAACAGCTTGCGGCTCAGAGACTAAAAGAGGGCAAGGCCCCATTAAAGTTTACATCTCAAGCTccatcaaaacacaaacttcCTCGTCAAAGGCCTATGGAAATGTCTTATCACAATGGAGACA CGGTGTCATCTCCAGTGTCAAGTTCAAGCCTGGTGTCTGGAGACGGACTCGGGTGTCCCAATAGGTCAGAGGAGAGCAAGAGGATCCACAGGGAGAACCAGGAGAAGATCCTGGCAATGTCGCAGTCTGAGATACTAGAGGAGCAGGAGAGGCTCCTATCACAGCTTG ATCCGACGCTGGTGGAGTTTGTTCGATCTCGGAGAGCTACGAGCGCCCCGGCTTCTTCCTTCTCACGCAAACACCCTGAGGGCAAAAGCAGCGAGGGAAGTGTTCATCTCAGTTCAGACTCCACCAGTGGTGCTGCGCCCTCTGCAAAACCCAAAGATGTGGAgatggaagaggaagaggaggaagaagaggaactgTCGCCCCGATCTGCTGTGATGG ATCTGCCAGTGAAGCCCCAGAAGGACTGGGTACATATGGATAAACTGGAACCAGAGAAGCTAGAGTGGATTGGGGACCTTCCTGCACCCAGAAAAACTGGAACCAAACAG gctatgCAGGCCCGTTTTGATTTTAACGGAAATCTAATTCCTCCCACGGAAGATTTGCCCACCCACCTGGGCTTGCACCACCATGGAGACGAGCCTGAG CGTGCGGGTTACTCCCTCCAGGAGCTTTTCCTTCTGTCGCGCAGTCAACTCATCCAACAGCGGAGTTTGGCTCTCAACACCCTCCGCAATATTCTTTCAAAG GCTCAGGCCGGGGACTACCGCTCAACCCTGAAAGGCAGCGTGTTGTCCACTCTGCTCGACGCCGGCTTGCTCTTCCTGCTTCGCTTTGCGCTTGATGATAACGTGGAGGCAGTGATGGCCGCCGCCGTGCACGCACTTCGAGCACTTTTGGTGTGCACAGAAGATGAA GAGTGTTTGGACCTCACTTTCCACTGGTTCCGAGGGCTGGCCGCCTTCCCCCTACTGCCATcgcaggaggaagaagaggaagacgatGAAGGGCTGGATGAAATTTTAAAAGAGACTGCCAAGGAGAGGGAGGAGAGGAAGCCTGATCATGACGTGGCGAGGCAGGATGTTGTCAAG GGGCTCCTGAGAATGAAACTTCTCCCCAGATTACGTTACATCCTTGAAGTTGTCCGACCCTCCCCCCGGGTTGTTCATGACATTCTGGAGATCCTGACCCGTATCGCCAGACACACTTTGTCATCTGCCACTCAG GTGTTGGACTGTCCTCGCATGATGGAGACGGTGATGTCAGAGTTTCTTCCCATTTCCTGGACCGTGCCTTCTAATTCCTTCCCTCAATCTGTGTATGGGCTCCCCCTTGCTTCTGCCATGAAGCTCTTAAGAGTTTTGGCTACTTCTGGCAGACATGCATGCGCCAGACTG TTGAACTCTGCGGGTGTGAGGGAGCGTCTGTGTCGTCTGCTCAGTGCTGAGCCCAGTGAGATCCTTTTAGATCCACGCAAGGCTCTTGGGATCACCACAGAAGCTTACAGGATGTGGGCTGTGGCAGCCGGCTACGGCCAAGCGTGCGACTTGTACAT AGATTTGTATCCAGCTTTACTGACGGCGTTGCAGTCTGTTTGTACAACGCTGGCTCGCTGTTGCCATCTGTTGCATCTGCAGCTCGAGAGGGTCTTGGCTCTGCTCACTCTGCTCACTCAGGTGACACATACTGCTGGTTGCCACCAGGAACTGCAGGCTGGCATGGTCAG TTCTTCAGGCGATGAatgtcctcctccccctccggtGACATGGGGGCATGTCACAGGCTTGCCAGCACCACTTATGGGCCATTTAAAGAGTTTTGTAAAGGGTCTCGATAATCCAGTGCAGAGAGACATCAGTCTGGCACTGATTCCAGTTTACTTGATCTACTTTGAGGCCTTCTACCATCAGCTCTCCAAACAG aaCTGTTTCAAGCCAGTGGAAGGTCTTCAAGAACTGGAGCAGCTGGCTTCCGAGGTTCTTCTTCCCCTAATGTCCCACAGTGTTGTGCAAGACCTGATAAAGAACCTGAA GTCATCTTCAGTAGTATGCAGTGTCCTGCCTGCTCATGTGGATCTGGACACCTCTCCCAGCCTGCCTGGTTTGGCCTGCTCAGGATGGAGCGGCCGTCCAGGCTTGATGTCTCACTCCTCTCCCTTCCCTCTCCTCACAAGCCTTACGCTCCTCTTGGATACTATCACCGGTATCCACAAAGGTCTCACCTGCAAG TTCACTAGCTTCCTTGTGTCGGAGCCTGTCATTGGTTACCTGCAAACTGTCAGTCAGGCCACACCCACATTGTCTCATACCTGGTCCTGGCTTCTCCGTCATGAGCACCATCTCATCTTCCTGTTGCTGCGCTTGGCATATAGATCG GTTTCGATTGAGCCACAAGTGGGAAAGCACGCCCAGCTCTACCACAAGGTGGCGCTCGTTCTTCTCCCATGGTTATTGCCTGGAAGCGAGCACCTTGCTCATGACTTGCTCGCCACCATGGTTTTCAGCAAGGACTTCATACC ggagggTCACAGTGGTGGTCCGGAGGCCATTGAgttgggggaactgcagcttcaAGAGGAAGCGAGCCATCCCAACTCTCCTTCGCTCCAAATCGTGGGAGCTCTTTTACGAGAAGCCTGCGCCAACCTTCCCTCCATTCGTGGCTGCTTCCTCACACACCTGGCCCACCTGGAGTCATCCGTGCTGGTCTCGCAGGATGCTCTCTTTGGCCGCAACCCCTGGATCAAATCCCACCTCCTGCCAGAACTAAGCGGGCCAACCCTGCCGTCAGACTGGCCTTTTCTTCCTCTTGTCAGCCTGTATGAGAAAACCGGGGTGTCAGGTGGTGGAGGGCTATCGGTGGAGGAGCTTCCCCAGGGGGCTCTGCTGGCAGTCACCCAATGTCTGCAGTGGTTACTGGTGCTGGAAGTCTGGCGGGAGGAAGCCCTTAAG GTGATCCTCCCTGTTTCAAAGCTGGCCCGGCTGTCCTGTGTGTTCCTGTGTTCCAGCGATTTGTTCCTGGAGAAACCAGTTCAAAAACTGACTTGGGGTCTGTTTCGGCTACTATCAAG GCCTTCAAGACTGGAATGTTTAGACCTCAGCATCCCCCCTCCAGGTCTGGCCTCCTTCCAAGATTTGTATCGTGCCCTCTTGGCTCAGTACGAGGCCGTGTCGTTTGGGGACCGCCTCTTCGGCTGCTGGATTCTCTTGCCCCTGCAGAGGAAGTACAGCGCCACCATGAGATTGGCTGTGTTTGGGGAGCACGTGGGCATCCTGAGGTCATTGGGTGTCACTTTGGAACAG CTTGCCATCCCCATGGAGAGGTTCACATCTCCCCCTGAAGACTCCCTCCCTCTGGTACGACTCTACTTTCGCTCTCTTGTCACCGGGAGTGCGAAGCCTTCCTGGTGTCCCTTCCTGTACGTGGTGGCTCTGGCTCATGTCAACGCTTTTGTCTTCTCTCAGGATGCTGCGGCGCAG GAGCTTGAAGCGGCACGACACAGCATGCTGAAAAAAATTTACTACATGACGGATGAG GTGTTAAAGAAGCACATGTTGCTGTTCCGGATGCCCAAACAGAACTCTCAGTTGGGCTTCGAAATGTACGATCACTTACCTCCTACAAGAGCAAAGCATTTGGAGAACGTCGTGGGCCTGCACAATGGCGGCAGCTGTCAAACGGAGAACAGGTGA
- the si:dkey-13p1.4 gene encoding transmembrane protein 151B, which translates to MLSSDLDSTEDTEASALNHAEEEAQEADSPVESDVVTPFLTVLLNFSPQQRPVKQSLGACVCRQTHWRCLLLSLLMYSCLGAVSWCQVSRVTKISFNSALASTFTASFATSLQRGSHPGGLSMIYHDSPCSDGYVYIPLAFLFMLYVLYMVECWHCRARSERQCKADVDSVYERVARMRQAQPCIWWKAISYHFVRRTRQVTRYRNGDAYTTTQVYNERVNTHVAESEFDYGRCGMKDVSRDLGGLDEHPATRLQFTKCFSFTEVGPENDYLNQRARFFSEVEGLDDYMEAREGMQLKNVDFRDNLIAYVHPDKMPWYSSQVAFWLAAFFMLSWPLRVLIEYRTAYVHYRIEKLFGVDYTCSSDSPLDEDRNVSCVIPRVDTLDSTELEWHIRCNRQVVPSYSEAMLINMSSNSDCTASSNCYLLDTSPTTQSYGALQGQTGREGRRGRTRRRTVTSSSCSSLFSHQGARFRSRLSSATSRFSLCRMYGSRRTVALWRSRSSNMTDPCCMDEQSRSDSSQLALSDSPPNYSDARFFPVLIVHGPDGCGSDDGRGGPQHCYIRRDSSCVETSL; encoded by the exons ATGCTCTCCTCCGATCTGGACTCAACAGAAGATACCGAGGCCAGCGCTCTTAATCATGCCGAGGAAGAGGCGCAGGAGGCGGACTCTCCAGTTGAGAGTGATGTGG TGACCCCGTTTCTCACCGTGCTTCTGAACTTCTCTCCACAGCAGCGTCCAGTCAAGCAGTCTTTGGGTGCCTGCGTGTGCCGGCAAACTCATTGGCGCTGCCTGCTGCTCTCCTTGCTCATGTACAGCTGCCTGGGTGCGGTCAGCTGGTGTCAAGTCAGCCGTGTCACCAAGATCAGCTTCAATTCAGCCCTGGCTTCCACTTTCACGGCTTCCTTCGCCACGTCCCTACAGAGGGGATCCCATCCTGGAGGTCTCTCCATGATCTACCACGATAGCCCTTGCTCGGACGGCTACGTCTACATCCCCTTGGCCTTCCTCTTCATGCTCTACGTGTTGTACATGGTGGAGTGTTGGCATTGCCGAGCCCGCAGCGAGCGGCAGTGTAAAGCCGACGTGGACAGCGTGTACGAACGTGTGGCGCGGATGCGGCAAGCTCAGCCGTGCATATGGTGGAAGGCCATCAGCTATCATTTTGTACGCCGGACACGCCAAGTCACCCGTTACCGTAACGGAGACGCCTACACCACCACGCAAGTGTACAACGAGAGGGTCAATACCCACGTGGCTGAGAGCGAATTCGACTACGGCCGCTGCGGGATGAAAGACGTGTCGCGGGACCTCGGAGGGTTGGATGAACATCCGGCGACTCGCCTGCAGTTCACTAAATGTTTCAGCTTCACCGAGGTCGGCCCGGAAAATGATTACCTCAACCAGCGGGCCAGGTTCTTCTCGGAAGTGGAAGGTTTGGATGATTACATGGAGGCCAGGGAGGGGATGCAGCTGAAGAATGTGGACTTCAGGGATAACTTGATCGCCTACGTACACCCGGATAAAATGCCCTGGTACAGTTCCCAGGTGGCCTTCTGGTTGGCTGCTTTCTTCATGCTCTCCTGGCCCCTGAGGGTGCTGATAGAGTATCGCACGGCATACGTGCATTACCGCATTGAGAAACTGTTTGGGGTAGACTACACGTGCAGCAGCGACTCACCTCTGGATGAAGATCGGAATGTCAGTTGCGTCATTCCCAGAGTTGATACGCTGGACAGCACCGAGTTGGAGTGGCACATCCGCTGCAACCGCCAGGTGGTCCCCAGCTACTCCGAGGCCATGCTGATCAACATGAGCTCCAATTCCGACTGCACCGCATCCTCCAACTGCTACCTCCTGGACACCAGCCCCACCACCCAGAGCTATGGAGCCCTCCAGGGTCAGACGGGGCGGGAAGGCAGGCGCGGGAGAACCAGGAGGAGGACCGTCACCAGCTCCAGctgctcttctctcttctcCCATCAGGGAGCACGTTTCCGATCACGCTTATCTTCAGCCACTTCCCGCTTCTCGCTGTGTCGCATGTACGGGTCACGTCGCACGGTGGCGCTATGGAGGAGCCGCAGCAGCAACATGACGGACCCCTGCTGCATGGATGAGCAGAGCCGCTCGGACTCCAGCCAGCTGGCCCTCAGCGATAGTCCGCCCAATTACAGCGATGCCAGGTTCTTTCCTGTGCTGATCGTGCACGGACCTGACGGGTGCGGGAGCGATGACGGCAGAGGAGGGCCCCAGCATTGTTACATTCGAAGGGACTCATCATGCGTGGAGACATCCCTGTAA
- the lrr1 gene encoding leucine-rich repeat protein 1 produces MKLQCDVEVVNRMLPTFGLKSRGKGVRAVLSIGKNLDKTNQRCNVYLMICTAKDRTGSKYKLKDNIEKFFTWFVEEGKATVRLKEPAVDISLSKADANSLKNFLSAARLADKGSGASSLPLSTLTPVRARDVEQPKKKMTIVSKKDYPLTCNFPYSLEQLQVSYCKLSRIDTRMLSLKALRKLDLSNNHIKKLPATIGDLGCLSELILHSNHLETFSEALCLSTLQQTLQLLDLSQNRLQSLPAQFCQLRELVNLKLDENKLISLPFHLGRLAKLRFLSAAHNQLAALPGNFRKLKLENLDLFGNPFVQPNPLDDTMRLAFPVPLQELASRAVANLRIPYGPHLIPTHLCRDLELAKLCDCGRFCVSFYIKTCVSMNLHQVSHTVVLVDDMGGTDAPVQQYFCSLSCYSEFLDNSIQRGIR; encoded by the exons ATGAAATTGCAGTGCGATGTGGAGGTGGTCAACCGTATGCTTCCCACCTTCGGTCTGAAAAGTCGCGGCAAGGGGGTAAGGGCGGTGCTGTCCATCGGGAAGAACTTGGACAAGACCAATCAACGCTGTAATGTCTACTTGATGATCTGCACCGCCAAGGACAGAACAGGATCCAAGTATAAG CTCAAAGACAACATTGAGAAGTTCTTCACGTGGTTTGTAGAGGAGGGCAAGGCCACGGTGAGATTAAAGGAACCTGCTGTCGACATCTCGCTGAGCAAG GCCGACGCAAACAGCTTGAAGAACTTCCTCTCGGCCGCCCGCTTGGCGGACAAGGGGAGCGGAGCCAGCAGCCTGCCGCTCTCCACTCTCACGCCCGTCCGCGCTAGGGATGTGGAGCAGCCCAAGAAGAAGATGACCATCGTCTCCAAGAAGGACTACCCGCTCACTTGCAACTTCCCGTACTCCCTGGAGCAGCTTCAGGTGTCCTACTGCAAGCTGTCGCGCATCGATACGCGCATGCTGTCACTGAAAG ctCTTCGCAAGCTGGACCTCAGCAACAACCACATCAAGAAGCTCCCGGCCACCATCGGCGATCTGGGCTGCCTGTCCGAGCTGATCCTCCACAGTAACCACCTGGAAACTTTTAGCGAGGCCCTCTGTCTGTCCACGCTGCAGCAGACCCTCCAGCTCCTGGACCTCAGTCAGAACCGGTTACAATCGCTTCCCGCTCAGTTCTGCCAGCTCCGTGAGCTGGTGAACCTCAAGCTGGATGAAAATAAGCTCATCTCTCTGCCCTTCCACTTGGGACGTCTCGCTAAATTGAGGTTCTTGTCGGCGGCCCACAACCAGCTAGCCGCGCTGCCCGGCAACTTCCGCAAGCTGAAACTGGAGAACTTGGACTTATTCGGAAACCCGTTCGTCCAGCCCAACCCTCTGGATGACACCATGCGGCTGGCCTTCCCGGTTCCTCTTCAAGAGCTAGCTTCCAGGGCTGTAGCTAACCTCAG AATCCCATACGGACCTCACCTCATCCCCACTCACTTGTGCCGAGACCTGGAATTGGCCAAGCTTTGCGACTGCGGCCGCTTCTGCGTCAGTTTTTACATCAAGACGTGCGTGAGCATGAACCTGCACCAAGTTTCTCACACGGTGGTTCTCGTGGACGATATGGGAGGGACGGACGCTCCCGTGCAGCAGTACTTTTGCTCCCTTTCTTGCTATTCCGAATTCTTGGACAATTCTATCCAGAGGGGAATCAGATGA
- the dnaaf2 gene encoding protein kintoun has protein sequence MDIGEKLKELNMTGDEIKRLTKAFKDKKFREMLNDYAQEIADPENRRIYEEEIAILEKERGNTIEFIHPKPFRALRTSVNRKQKCYINICANDKVGKLECKWGVSEDGHRGQYWSLPHNLHPGRQDTDPKGNKVMIYDVIFHPDTLHIANKKAEFMQMVISTAIQGIQDAFKVTLDKNNVREMNTKYKGTPQPCVIRKAIPGYIAKPPEDHPLAFPYPDEKKTKTIPDPKPQSFKIQDEKSKAPTEPSYSVKYRSFIDLQDFRCSRDSGKSPRPKEIVITIDVPLLKSVANANLEVKQKSLLLESKTPAYRLELPLSYPVDEERGQAKFSKQRGQLTVTLPVLPSNDAMEFCWSNNVSEGDTEEQKMEESQLIEGEVIKGQNGGQTVIGEEDTGVEEQLKDKGTDEEHVEEEKELEEKRDQNVLDIKESLVYHIENKNEDPVKEEVASQRIDSNQGNPASVDLQIPTQPSKNPSAQVKDDDSTPGIEEQMKKDQVYREGEEPKIGERQKVDISEEEQLTEKRTCGELEEEENQVIEKKTIESGKQDALQSQVNLNENASVWEEEPLTGKRRDEDTQENEEQDVLCIQESQTNLSENKNEAQVREDDAAQRMHSQINPANQDACLDSSSQAKNVEMEEAAEIKEKDVTMELETLQEASGEATPTEIRINNTTKTSETLEEPSYIGAGDKITQITEESSPTSTKDEATMKEEEAENLPEKEIIQKPEPEKNSPPVSLREIDQDGNETVFSDHATSAGFTFQNSLLYELD, from the exons ATGGATATTGGAGAAAAGCTAAAGGAGCTCAACATGACAGGAGATGAAATAAAGAGATTGACAAAGGCGTTTAAAGATAAAAAATTCAGGGAAATGCTGAATGATTACGCCCAAGAGATAGCAGATCCGGAGAATAGGAGGATCTACGAGGAGGAGATTGCTATTCTGGAGAAGGAAAGGGGTAACACCATCGAGTTCATCCACCCGAAGCCATTCAGGGCTTTGAGGACCAGTGTGAACCGCAAGCAGAAGTGCTACATCAACATCTGCGCTAATGACAAAGTTGGGAAGCTTGAGTGTAAGTGGGGTGTTTCAGAAGATGGCCACAGAGGACAATACTGGTCACTCCCTCACAATCTGCACCCAGGAAGGCAAGACACAGATCCAAAAGGGAACAAAGTCATGATCTATGATGTCATTTTCCACCCTGACACGCTCCACATAGCAAATAAAAAAGCAGAATTCATGCAAATGGTAATCAGCACGGCCATTCAGGGAATCCAAGATGCCTTTAAGGTGACGTTGGATAAAAACAACGTGAGGGAGATGAACACAAAGTACAAAGGTACGCCTCAGCCTTGTGTTATCCGTAAAGCCATTCCTGGATATATAGCCAAGCCTCCTGAAGACCACCCGCTTGCCTTCCCATacccagatgaaaaaaaaaccaaaaccatCCCTGATCCCAAACCGCAGAGCTTTAAAATTCAGGATGAGAAAAGCAAAGCGCCCACTGAGCCAAGCTACTCCGTCAAATACCGATCATTTATCGACCTGCAGGACTTCAGATGTTCCAGGGACTCTGGAAAGAGCCCCAGGCCCAAAGAAATTGTCATCACCATCGACGTACCGCTCCTGAAGTCAGTTGCGAACGCTAACCTTGAAGTGAAGCAGAAAAGTCTGCTGCTGGAGTCTAAGACGCCCGCCTACCGTCTGGAACTACCTCTTTCCTACCCAGTGGATGAAGAAAGAGGACAAGCCAAGTTCAGTAAGCAGAGAGGACAACTAACAGTCACACTGCCCGTCCTTCCCTCCAATGACGCGATGGAATTCTGCTGGAGTAATAACGTCTCGGAAGGTGACACGGAGGAACAGAAAATGGAAGAAAGTCAACTAATTGAAGGGGAGGTGATAAAAGGTCAGAACGGAGGTCAGACTGTGATTGGTGAAGAAGACACAGGTGTGGAGGAGCAGCTGAAAGACAAGGGAACAGATGAAGAACATGTGGAGGAGGAAAAAGAACTTGAAGAAAAGAGAGATCAGAATGTACTTGACATTAAAGAGAGTCTCGTCTAccacattgaaaataaaaatgaagatcCAGTGAAGGAAGAAGTTGCGTCACAGAGAATTGATTCCAATCAGGGAAACCCAGCAAGTGTTGATCTCCAGATCCCCACCCAACCTTCTAAAAATCCAAGCGCCCAAGTGAAGGATGATGACTCTACTCCAGGGATAGAAGAGCAGATGAAGAAAGACCAGGTTTATCGTGAAGGTGAGGAACCTAAAATAGGCGAGCGCCAAAAAGTCGATATTAGCGAGGAGGAGCAGCTCACAGAGAAGAGAACATGCGGAGAGCTTGAGGAGGAAGAAAACCAAGTCATTGAAAAAAAGACCATAGAAAGTGGAAAACAGGATGCCCTTCAAAGTCAGGTCAACCTCAATGAAAATGCTTCCGTGTGGGAAGAGGAGCCGTTGACAGGGAAACGAAGAGATGAGGACACACAAGAAAATGAAGAACAGGATGTACTGTGCATTCAAGAAAGTCAGACCAACctcagtgaaaataaaaatgaggcTCAAGTGAGGGAAGATGATGCAGCACAGAGAATGCACTCTCAAATAAACCCGGCAAATCAAGATGCATGTTTAGACTCAAGCAGCCAAGCGAAGAACGTTGAAATGGAAGAAGCTGCGGAAATTAAAGAAAAGGATGTTACG ATGGAACTAGAGACACTACAGGAGGCATCTGGTGAAGCCACGCCCACAGAAATAAGAATTAATAACACCACAAAAACAAGTGAGACACTAGAAGAACCTTCTTACATAGGAGCAGGCGACAAAATTACCCAGATAACTGAGGAAAGCAGCCCAACTTCCACAAAGGATGAAGCGACGATGAAGGAAGAGGAGGCAGAGAACTTGCCAGAGAAGGAGATAATTCAAAAACCAGAACCAGAGAAGAATTCGCCGCCTGTCTCACTGAGAGAAATCGACCAAGACGGAAACGAGACAGTGTTTAGCGATCACGCCACATCGGCAGGATTTACCTTTCAGAACTCCCTCTTGTATGAACTTGACTAA